A window of the Vibrio ostreae genome harbors these coding sequences:
- a CDS encoding VC1380 family protein encodes MKVSEFKALLDALPADCDPDIVMGEVWLPEQLVAAQLDQKLLFLEFDNAPEEGQGDEEGRGFVEHEIELIREQITQLLQEDSSQHDRIEAMLGMLLVAHERTSSEFIEMLGTLQEEQLQKEL; translated from the coding sequence GTGAAAGTATCTGAATTCAAAGCCCTGCTAGACGCCTTACCCGCAGACTGCGACCCCGATATAGTGATGGGAGAAGTTTGGCTGCCTGAACAATTAGTGGCGGCGCAGCTGGATCAAAAACTGCTATTTCTGGAATTTGATAACGCGCCGGAAGAAGGTCAGGGTGACGAGGAAGGACGCGGATTTGTCGAGCATGAAATCGAACTGATCCGAGAACAAATTACACAGCTTTTACAGGAAGATAGTTCACAGCACGATAGAATAGAGGCAATGTTAGGTATGCTTCTGGTCGCGCATGAACGTACCAGCTCGGAATTCATCGAGATGCTGGGTACATTGCAAGAGGAACAGTTGCAAAAAGAGCTTTAG